The Metabacillus schmidteae genome includes a region encoding these proteins:
- a CDS encoding DUF3189 family protein translates to MIYIYNDFGGTHTTSMAAAYHLNQLPQSERKLTTEEILNVNYFNKLTKKDAGRLIFHGVDEDGNSVYTIGRRRNKLVVPALKEMVLLLEEKFHSNEKIVFSNTSPTVPLVMSLGGFFSRGLKIDFIGVPLLVLGAKQCCDHIFRLVEHTKKMGLTENGENVVIVENEMYK, encoded by the coding sequence TATAATGATTTCGGTGGGACTCATACGACATCTATGGCAGCTGCGTATCATTTAAACCAATTACCTCAATCGGAAAGAAAATTAACTACGGAAGAAATTTTAAATGTAAATTACTTTAATAAATTAACAAAGAAGGATGCAGGAAGACTTATTTTTCACGGAGTCGATGAAGATGGCAACTCGGTTTATACAATTGGGAGGAGAAGGAACAAACTCGTTGTCCCGGCTTTAAAAGAAATGGTGTTGCTTTTAGAGGAGAAATTTCACAGTAATGAAAAAATTGTCTTTTCCAATACATCGCCAACTGTTCCACTTGTCATGTCTTTGGGAGGATTCTTCTCAAGAGGATTAAAAATTGATTTTATCGGTGTACCATTATTAGTTCTTGGCGCTAAGCAATGCTGTGATCATATTTTCCGCTTGGTAGAGCATACAAAGAAAATGGGCTTAACGGAGAATGGAGAAAATGTGGTGATAGTAGAAAATGAGATGTATAAGTAA
- a CDS encoding LTA synthase family protein, whose translation MRKKIMNKYVFLMIATVSMWMKTYIVYRTSFDLKIENAMQSFILFINPLSFFLLIFGFGLFMKQRTRNIYIIVVSTLGTILLISNMSFYSFYTDFITIPVLFQSSNMADLDSSIQEIIKPSYFLMFIDILILMWLARKNRNKDYGVVTSKEKVSYFLVVCVVFMFNVGLAEVQRPHFLTRSFDREILVKNIGLFNFHIYDGIVQSATTAQRALADSDELVEIENYINANEKAPSEEIFGIAKGRNVIFVSLESTQSFVLNETLNGKELTPFLNDFINESYYFENFYHQTEQGKTSDSEFIVANSLYPLGRGSVFFTNTENEYNATPEILKNYHYYSATFHANNATFWNRDVMYDLFKVDKFFDIESYDITPENSFGWGLKDKEFFEQSVDLMKELPQPFYSYSITLTNHFPFELEEEDKLIDEYDSNSEIFNRYLQTIRYQDEALKRFIEKLKEEDLYENSVIVLMGDHYGISENHNEALAQFLGKDEITPYDTIQLQRVPFIIHMPGITDQHPELISDISGQIDVKPTLLHLLGIDTSDMIQFGQDLFSPERTSFAVLRNGSFITEEYISVSNMCYDRDTGDQIDREGTCDVYEDMAHDELSFSDQIIYGDLLRFYNKEEESVEE comes from the coding sequence ATGCGGAAAAAAATTATGAACAAGTATGTTTTCTTAATGATAGCTACAGTTTCCATGTGGATGAAGACATATATTGTGTATCGAACAAGCTTTGATCTGAAAATAGAAAATGCGATGCAATCTTTTATTCTATTTATAAATCCATTAAGTTTCTTTTTACTGATTTTTGGATTTGGTTTATTCATGAAACAGAGGACAAGAAATATATACATTATTGTTGTCAGTACGCTAGGGACGATTTTGTTAATATCAAATATGAGTTTTTATAGCTTTTACACTGATTTTATAACGATCCCTGTATTGTTTCAGTCAAGTAATATGGCCGATCTTGATAGCAGTATTCAAGAGATCATCAAACCGAGTTATTTTTTAATGTTTATTGATATTCTTATTTTAATGTGGTTAGCAAGAAAAAATAGAAATAAAGATTACGGCGTTGTAACTTCTAAGGAAAAGGTCTCTTACTTTCTAGTGGTCTGCGTCGTGTTTATGTTTAATGTTGGATTAGCTGAAGTACAGCGCCCACATTTTTTAACTCGTTCGTTTGACCGTGAGATTCTCGTGAAAAATATTGGACTTTTTAATTTTCATATCTATGATGGAATTGTCCAGTCAGCAACAACGGCACAAAGAGCACTTGCAGATAGTGATGAGCTTGTGGAGATCGAGAATTATATCAATGCTAATGAAAAAGCACCAAGTGAAGAGATATTTGGAATTGCGAAGGGACGTAATGTGATTTTTGTTTCATTAGAATCAACACAAAGCTTTGTTCTGAATGAAACATTAAATGGCAAGGAACTTACACCTTTTCTTAATGATTTTATAAATGAAAGCTATTACTTTGAAAATTTCTATCATCAAACAGAGCAGGGAAAAACATCGGATTCGGAATTTATCGTGGCAAATTCATTGTATCCGCTGGGACGCGGCTCAGTTTTTTTTACAAATACTGAAAATGAGTACAATGCAACACCTGAAATTCTAAAAAACTATCATTATTATTCTGCGACATTCCATGCAAATAATGCGACCTTTTGGAACAGAGATGTGATGTATGATTTGTTTAAAGTGGATAAATTTTTTGATATCGAAAGCTATGATATTACTCCTGAAAATTCGTTCGGATGGGGTCTTAAGGATAAAGAGTTTTTTGAGCAATCCGTTGATCTGATGAAAGAGCTACCTCAGCCTTTTTATAGCTACTCGATTACGTTAACAAATCATTTCCCGTTTGAACTTGAGGAAGAGGATAAGCTAATTGATGAGTATGATTCGAATAGTGAGATCTTCAATCGATATCTTCAAACAATTCGTTATCAGGATGAAGCATTAAAACGATTTATTGAGAAGTTAAAGGAAGAAGATCTTTATGAAAACTCCGTTATTGTTTTGATGGGAGATCATTATGGCATTTCAGAAAACCATAATGAAGCATTAGCTCAGTTTTTAGGTAAGGATGAAATTACACCGTATGATACAATTCAGCTTCAACGAGTGCCGTTTATCATTCATATGCCTGGTATTACAGATCAGCATCCGGAGTTAATTTCGGATATTTCAGGGCAAATTGATGTAAAGCCGACTCTTTTACATTTGTTAGGAATCGATACATCTGATATGATCCAATTTGGTCAGGATTTGTTTTCACCTGAGCGGACATCATTCGCTGTTTTAAGAAATGGAAGCTTTATTACAGAAGAGTATATTTCTGTTTCGAATATGTGTTATGACCGCGATACAGGAGATCAGATTGATCGTGAGGGCACTTGTGATGTGTATGAGGACATGGCCCATGATGAGCTGAGCTTTTCCGATCAGATTATCTATGGAGATTTGCTGAGATTTTATAATAAAGAAGAGGAAAGTGTGGAGGAGTAG
- a CDS encoding STAS domain-containing protein, which yields MKFNFHESYELKQFFENNIKSFEEQLLREAVNVTDKIDEILAIGNIDLVNNAKKLVTYIIDGQEKEVQLFAKQEGIAWSTHSIDLTFKLEWIQAIRRTVWYFVGEYNELTNGKVSENFFSLEKEINDQIDGFLNSFFISYSTYKDSLIRAHRKLVENLSVPIIPINSSVCILPLIGAIDDYRTNILEEKVLTEIGHTRIQTLIIDLSGIADMEAEVIEHLLKIIHGASMMGCNSVITGLRKEVVRKMIHLGISFDNKTETLGTLQQALNKYLVL from the coding sequence ATGAAATTCAACTTCCATGAATCGTATGAGCTAAAACAATTCTTTGAAAACAATATCAAAAGTTTTGAAGAGCAATTACTAAGGGAAGCTGTGAATGTAACAGATAAGATTGATGAAATCCTGGCAATCGGTAACATTGACCTTGTAAATAATGCGAAAAAGCTTGTTACGTATATCATTGACGGTCAAGAAAAGGAAGTGCAGCTCTTTGCAAAGCAAGAAGGTATTGCCTGGTCTACACATTCAATTGATTTAACATTTAAACTCGAATGGATTCAAGCAATCCGCAGGACAGTATGGTACTTTGTAGGAGAATATAATGAATTGACAAACGGGAAAGTATCTGAAAATTTTTTCAGTCTTGAAAAAGAAATTAATGATCAAATTGATGGATTTTTAAATAGCTTTTTTATTAGTTATTCTACATATAAGGATTCTTTGATAAGAGCCCATAGAAAGCTGGTAGAGAACCTTTCTGTACCCATTATTCCGATTAATTCATCTGTTTGTATCCTGCCATTGATCGGGGCAATTGATGACTATCGGACAAATATCCTTGAGGAAAAGGTTCTAACCGAAATTGGCCATACACGTATTCAAACATTAATTATTGACCTATCAGGTATCGCAGATATGGAAGCTGAAGTGATCGAACATTTACTAAAAATCATCCATGGTGCTTCTATGATGGGCTGTAATTCTGTTATCACAGGGCTGAGAAAAGAAGTGGTCCGCAAAATGATTCATCTCGGTATCTCATTTGATAATAAAACTGAAACACTTGGAACATTGCAGCAGGCATTAAATAAATACTTGGTTCTTTAA
- a CDS encoding small multi-drug export protein: MKMILAYVIIFLLGATPFFEVVGVIPIGVAAGLPALPVAVLALLGNILTLWLLILLMDRVKGWLQRRKEKKGKEVSEKKQKRAETIWKKYGLPGLTFVAPFLIGSHLGVILAMSFGGTRKQIFFWITVSVVFWAVVMGLVSYFGFDLLFKQTGQDGLLKNILE; encoded by the coding sequence ATGAAAATGATATTAGCGTATGTCATCATTTTTTTATTGGGAGCAACACCTTTTTTTGAGGTGGTTGGGGTGATCCCAATAGGAGTCGCAGCAGGACTGCCGGCCCTTCCAGTTGCAGTTCTTGCTTTATTGGGTAATATCCTTACACTTTGGCTGCTCATATTGTTGATGGATCGAGTAAAAGGATGGCTTCAAAGACGTAAAGAAAAGAAGGGGAAAGAAGTATCAGAGAAAAAGCAGAAGCGTGCAGAAACAATATGGAAAAAATACGGTTTACCTGGGCTAACCTTTGTAGCGCCATTCTTGATCGGTAGTCACCTTGGAGTTATTTTAGCCATGAGCTTTGGCGGAACGAGAAAACAAATCTTCTTCTGGATTACGGTTAGTGTTGTTTTCTGGGCTGTCGTAATGGGGCTTGTTTCGTATTTTGGCTTTGACTTATTATTCAAACAAACCGGCCAGGACGGATTGTTGAAAAATATATTAGAATAA
- a CDS encoding CBO0543 family protein produces MPKKISYFEMYTTSLFSTVLQLITDIYLEFKYHFYWYFSPGVDYITLWVVFWIYPSVSIIFLNFYPTSKKFSSSVYYILGWTLFAVVYEWFAVNTNLFHYNGWKLWYSAIIYPFLYLLLYLNWKIIRWLHQMSL; encoded by the coding sequence ATGCCAAAAAAGATTTCTTATTTCGAAATGTATACAACCTCTCTATTTTCAACCGTTTTGCAACTGATCACAGATATTTATTTAGAATTTAAATACCATTTTTACTGGTATTTTAGTCCAGGGGTAGACTACATTACTCTTTGGGTCGTGTTTTGGATTTATCCTTCAGTTAGTATCATATTTTTGAATTTTTATCCTACATCTAAAAAATTCAGTTCCTCCGTCTACTATATACTCGGATGGACACTATTTGCAGTTGTATATGAATGGTTTGCTGTGAACACTAATTTATTTCACTATAACGGTTGGAAATTATGGTATTCAGCTATAATCTATCCATTCCTTTATCTACTACTATATCTCAATTGGAAAATAATTAGATGGCTGCATCAGATGAGTTTGTGA